The following coding sequences are from one Caloranaerobacter sp. TR13 window:
- a CDS encoding SPOR domain-containing protein, with protein sequence MRSSRRKKKSKKDKLLTIFVFFILAPIISIAIGILIVQNIILPHFEDISATKPLSEVENGLSNNETNENVVKDVDKQEIDDLKNLELTVEGFDLYNIQLGSFSNIENAKALRKELREKEVDGYIVKISNYKVFYGTFLNREICDKVLMSVRESYKDAFVNKITVDNLVIKYDSNEQETADKINEIIKTFKKAFDEETSLWYYALVQKDVEEIIKTIKKNNDKINKLLNNINEDIQNPDFNDILYNIRMNAKERDQILQNLISNEETIQDSYDKYYKMLFDFIKIFN encoded by the coding sequence TTGAGGAGTTCGAGAAGAAAAAAGAAAAGTAAAAAAGATAAGTTGTTGACAATATTTGTATTTTTCATCTTAGCACCCATTATATCAATAGCTATAGGTATTTTGATTGTTCAAAATATAATATTGCCTCATTTTGAAGATATTAGTGCTACTAAACCTTTAAGTGAAGTTGAAAATGGTCTGAGTAACAATGAGACTAATGAGAATGTAGTTAAAGATGTAGATAAACAAGAAATTGATGATTTAAAAAATTTAGAATTAACAGTTGAAGGATTTGATCTATATAATATTCAATTAGGTAGTTTTAGCAATATTGAAAATGCTAAGGCTTTAAGGAAAGAATTAAGAGAAAAAGAGGTAGATGGTTATATTGTTAAGATAAGTAACTATAAAGTATTTTATGGGACTTTTCTTAATAGGGAAATATGTGATAAAGTGTTAATGAGTGTTAGAGAATCATATAAAGATGCATTTGTAAATAAAATAACTGTTGATAACCTTGTAATAAAGTATGATAGTAATGAGCAGGAAACTGCTGATAAGATAAATGAAATTATTAAAACATTTAAAAAGGCGTTTGATGAAGAGACTTCTTTATGGTATTATGCTCTTGTACAAAAAGATGTAGAAGAAATAATTAAAACAATAAAGAAAAATAATGATAAGATAAATAAATTATTAAACAATATAAATGAGGATATACAAAACCCTGATTTTAATGATATTTTATATAATATCAGAATGAATGCAAAAGAAAGAGATCAGATTTTACAAAACTTAATAAGTAATGAAGAAACTATTCAAGATAGTTATGATAAGTATTATAAGATGTTATTTGATTTTATAAAAATTTTTAATTAG
- a CDS encoding DRTGG domain-containing protein, producing MKLEEIKEILDAEVLTGEEYLDREVISAFGSDLMSDVLAFVDDGSVLLTGLTNPQVIRTAEMIDLYAIVFVRGKKPSKEIIEMAKSHNITVLLTDYTLYTACGKLYEKGLRGISIEGATR from the coding sequence GTGAAATTAGAAGAGATAAAGGAAATACTAGATGCTGAAGTGCTAACTGGTGAGGAATATCTAGATAGAGAAGTTATTTCTGCTTTTGGATCGGATTTAATGAGCGATGTTTTAGCTTTTGTAGATGATGGATCAGTTTTACTTACAGGTTTAACAAACCCACAAGTTATTAGAACTGCTGAAATGATAGACTTGTATGCTATTGTATTTGTAAGAGGCAAAAAACCAAGCAAAGAAATTATTGAAATGGCAAAATCACACAATATAACTGTTCTATTGACTGATTATACATTGTATACGGCATGTGGGAAGCTATATGAAAAAGGATTAAGAGGTATTTCTATAGAAGGAGCAACAAGGTAG
- a CDS encoding anti-sigma regulatory factor, producing MNEKNSIKLEYEILQNDFTRAGEASSNIKKILKQLGIEAKIVRKVAIATYEAEMNIVIHSYGGKIKVIITEQYVDIYAIDKGPGIKDIELAMKEGYSTAPNHIRELGFGAGMGLPNMKRCADEFNIKSSPNGKTEVYMRIYISK from the coding sequence ATGAATGAGAAGAATTCTATAAAGCTTGAATATGAGATTTTACAAAATGATTTTACAAGAGCTGGTGAAGCTTCTAGTAATATAAAGAAAATTTTGAAACAGCTTGGAATAGAAGCAAAAATAGTTAGAAAAGTAGCTATAGCAACTTATGAAGCAGAGATGAACATAGTAATACATTCATATGGTGGGAAAATAAAAGTTATAATAACAGAGCAGTATGTTGATATTTATGCAATAGATAAAGGGCCTGGTATTAAAGATATTGAACTTGCTATGAAAGAGGGCTATTCAACAGCACCAAATCATATTCGAGAATTAGGATTTGGCGCTGGAATGGGATTACCGAATATGAAAAGATGTGCTGATGAATTTAACATAAAGTCTAGTCCTAATGGTAAAACAGAAGTTTATATGAGGATTTATATAAGTAAATAA
- a CDS encoding [Fe-Fe] hydrogenase large subunit C-terminal domain-containing protein: MEEYFHSVVLDKDKCNGCTNCMRRCPTEAIRVRNKKAIIIKDRCIDCGECIRVCPYHAQQTQLDTLKKLDKYKYKIAISPMTLYGQFSLDKDINKVFNGIKMLGFDEVFDEGYAADIITLIIRENLKNNKQPKPLISSLCPAVLRLIQIRFPSLIDNIIRIETPMELAARLARKNAMENYSLKSDEIGIFYITQCPAKVTSIKNPIGIKNSHVDGAISIKQIYGDIVKNSNTVEKTDTFKTASTYGIDWARAGGQSKSIGVDNYIAVDGIDNVIKVLEEIELGKLNNIEYFEGLACVGGCVGGPLCVENPFIAKSRIRRLAEKRNDQIKVSKEYAIELYNSGFACWTEKIQSKGAMKLDENIVEAIKKIEEIKKLTDLLPGLDCGSCGAPSCRALAEDIVREYGKIEDCIFKD, translated from the coding sequence ATGGAAGAGTACTTTCATTCAGTTGTACTTGATAAGGATAAATGCAATGGTTGTACAAATTGCATGAGAAGATGCCCAACGGAGGCTATAAGGGTAAGAAATAAAAAAGCTATAATCATAAAAGATAGATGTATAGATTGTGGTGAATGTATAAGAGTATGTCCATATCATGCTCAACAGACACAATTAGATACTTTGAAAAAATTAGATAAGTATAAATATAAAATAGCTATTTCTCCTATGACTTTGTATGGTCAGTTTAGTTTAGATAAAGATATTAATAAAGTTTTTAATGGGATTAAAATGCTAGGTTTCGATGAGGTGTTTGATGAAGGATATGCAGCAGATATCATAACTTTGATTATTAGAGAAAACTTGAAGAACAATAAACAACCAAAACCACTTATTTCATCTTTGTGTCCAGCAGTATTAAGATTGATACAAATTAGATTTCCGTCATTAATTGATAATATAATAAGGATCGAAACACCTATGGAATTAGCAGCTAGATTAGCAAGAAAAAATGCTATGGAAAATTACAGTCTAAAGTCTGATGAAATAGGTATATTTTATATAACACAATGCCCTGCTAAAGTTACAAGTATTAAAAATCCAATAGGGATAAAAAATTCGCATGTTGATGGTGCTATTTCTATAAAGCAGATATATGGTGATATAGTAAAAAATTCAAATACTGTTGAAAAGACTGATACTTTCAAAACAGCTTCTACTTATGGAATAGACTGGGCTAGAGCTGGAGGGCAAAGTAAATCTATTGGAGTTGATAATTATATTGCAGTTGATGGTATAGATAATGTTATAAAAGTTTTGGAAGAAATTGAATTAGGTAAGCTTAATAACATTGAATATTTTGAAGGTTTAGCTTGTGTTGGTGGCTGTGTTGGTGGGCCATTGTGTGTTGAAAATCCTTTTATAGCTAAGAGTAGAATTAGAAGATTAGCAGAAAAACGTAATGATCAGATAAAAGTTTCAAAAGAATATGCTATAGAATTATATAATTCGGGTTTTGCTTGCTGGACTGAGAAAATTCAGTCTAAAGGAGCTATGAAACTAGATGAAAATATAGTTGAAGCAATAAAGAAAATAGAAGAAATAAAAAAACTTACTGATTTATTGCCTGGACTTGATTGTGGCTCATGTGGAGCACCTTCTTGTAGAGCTTTAGCTGAAGATATAGTAAGAGAGTATGGTAAGATAGAAGACTGTATATTCAAAGATTAG
- a CDS encoding DRTGG domain-containing protein, with the protein MRLDKIIKKLELEVLANKNIENNVDGVYIGDLLSLVMANANENNLWITIQTHLNVIAVATLVGLSAVLIAEGMEVEDETIKKANEVGIPVLRSKLSAYELACRLYELGV; encoded by the coding sequence ATGAGATTAGATAAAATAATTAAAAAATTAGAGCTTGAAGTTTTAGCTAATAAAAATATTGAAAACAATGTAGATGGGGTTTATATAGGTGATTTATTAAGCTTAGTAATGGCTAATGCTAATGAAAATAACTTATGGATTACCATTCAAACGCATTTAAATGTAATTGCTGTAGCTACTTTAGTAGGTCTGTCAGCTGTTTTGATTGCTGAAGGCATGGAAGTTGAAGATGAAACTATAAAAAAAGCTAATGAAGTTGGAATACCAGTTTTAAGATCAAAACTTAGTGCATATGAGTTAGCGTGTAGATTATATGAATTAGGTGTTTAG
- a CDS encoding PHP domain-containing protein: MRLTYDLHIHSALSPCGDEDMTPNNIVNMAYIKGLDIISVTDHNTVQNVEVIMKVAKKRDILVIPGIEVTTKEEVHILCYFRNTEDSKEFQDFIYRGLPNIKNNEKLFGRQLLMDENDNIIGKVDKFLLNSTKYTIKEINDLVNRLNGALVPAHVDKKSYSILANLGFIPNELNIKTVEVSSNYFSLSTKILNSLNGYNILKNSDAHYLGDINEPVMFLDLEKKDINSLIEYLNKSWRNKG, encoded by the coding sequence ATGAGATTGACTTATGACTTGCATATACACTCAGCTTTATCTCCATGTGGAGATGAGGATATGACACCAAATAACATTGTCAATATGGCGTATATTAAAGGGCTTGATATAATTTCGGTAACAGACCATAATACCGTGCAAAATGTAGAAGTTATTATGAAAGTAGCTAAAAAAAGGGATATTTTAGTTATACCTGGTATAGAGGTAACTACAAAAGAAGAAGTTCATATATTATGTTATTTTAGAAATACTGAGGATAGTAAGGAATTTCAAGATTTTATTTATAGAGGATTACCTAATATTAAAAATAATGAAAAGCTTTTTGGAAGACAACTGTTAATGGATGAAAATGATAATATTATAGGCAAAGTTGATAAGTTTCTTTTAAATAGTACTAAGTATACGATTAAAGAAATTAATGATTTAGTTAATAGATTAAATGGCGCTCTTGTACCAGCGCATGTAGATAAAAAGTCTTATAGTATACTTGCAAATTTAGGGTTTATACCTAATGAGCTTAATATAAAAACAGTTGAAGTTTCAAGTAACTATTTTTCTTTATCAACTAAAATCTTAAATAGTTTAAATGGATATAATATACTTAAAAATTCTGATGCTCATTATCTTGGAGATATCAACGAACCAGTTATGTTTTTAGATCTAGAAAAAAAGGATATAAATTCTTTAATAGAATATCTAAATAAGAGTTGGAGGAATAAAGGATGA
- a CDS encoding ATP-binding protein: MKELSLHILDLAENSVKAEATKISISIFEDTEKDLLIINIEDNGRGMDEELLKKVEDPFVTSRTTRKVGLGIPLMKAAALRCEGDFKISSEIGKGTKITCIFKHSHIDRAPIGDIGQTIISLINANENIEIVYKHSYNGNCFVFDTKEVKNILGDVPINEAHIMLWIKDYINENIMSLYRNSQEE; encoded by the coding sequence ATGAAGGAGCTTTCACTTCACATTTTAGACTTAGCTGAAAATTCAGTGAAAGCTGAGGCGACAAAAATAAGTATTAGTATTTTTGAGGATACAGAAAAAGATCTATTGATTATAAATATAGAAGACAATGGAAGAGGAATGGATGAAGAGCTATTGAAAAAAGTAGAAGACCCTTTTGTAACATCTAGAACGACTAGAAAAGTAGGCTTAGGGATTCCTTTGATGAAAGCTGCTGCTTTAAGGTGCGAAGGAGATTTTAAAATATCTTCTGAAATAGGTAAAGGAACTAAAATAACATGTATTTTTAAACATAGCCATATAGATAGAGCACCAATAGGGGATATTGGACAGACAATAATTTCGCTAATAAATGCAAATGAGAATATAGAAATTGTTTACAAACATAGTTATAATGGAAATTGTTTTGTTTTTGATACTAAAGAAGTAAAGAATATACTAGGAGATGTGCCAATAAACGAAGCTCATATAATGCTGTGGATAAAAGATTATATCAACGAAAATATAATGAGTCTTTATAGGAATAGTCAGGAAGAATGA